One segment of Candidatus Hydrogenedentota bacterium DNA contains the following:
- a CDS encoding dienelactone hydrolase family protein has translation MRVLTVLLLAAATAQAAVETESITYREGDTELTGYLARNTAVKKPAPGILIVHDWTGLGEQAKNTARRLAELGYVAFALDMYGGGKLAKDSNQAAEWSATFKNDPALARRRFEAALNVLRAQPGVEPARIAAIGYCFGGTIVLEMARLGVDVQAVVSFHGGLASKVPEDQRRPAAAILVCHGADDPHVPQTEVKAFLDEMKAANAKFEFVQYQGAVHSFTNPEADSEGARFEPTAARRSWIAMLNFLELVFVGTPAYK, from the coding sequence CGAGGGCGACACCGAACTGACCGGTTACCTTGCCCGAAACACGGCTGTCAAGAAACCCGCGCCGGGTATTCTCATCGTTCACGACTGGACCGGCCTGGGCGAGCAAGCGAAGAATACCGCGCGGCGCCTCGCCGAACTTGGTTATGTGGCGTTCGCCCTCGATATGTACGGCGGAGGTAAACTCGCGAAAGACTCGAACCAGGCCGCCGAGTGGTCCGCCACGTTCAAAAACGACCCGGCCCTTGCCCGGCGAAGGTTCGAGGCCGCCCTCAACGTGCTCCGGGCGCAGCCCGGCGTCGAGCCGGCGCGCATCGCCGCCATCGGATACTGCTTCGGCGGCACCATCGTGCTCGAAATGGCCCGGCTCGGCGTTGACGTGCAAGCCGTAGTCAGTTTTCACGGAGGCCTTGCCTCGAAGGTCCCCGAAGACCAGCGCCGCCCCGCGGCCGCCATCCTCGTGTGCCACGGCGCCGATGACCCCCACGTGCCCCAGACCGAAGTCAAGGCGTTCCTCGACGAGATGAAGGCGGCAAACGCCAAATTCGAGTTCGTGCAATACCAGGGAGCGGTTCACAGCTTCACGAACCCCGAAGCTGATTCGGAAGGCGCCCGGTTCGAGCCTACCGCCGCACGGCGCTCGTGGATAGCCATGCTCAATTTCCTGGAACTTGTTTTTGTGGGGACTCCAGCCTATAAATAG
- a CDS encoding bifunctional YncE family protein/alkaline phosphatase family protein: MTYFRTAFALTVITAATLAGAAEVIMRAPAHNEYPTLNPGGMSVLPNGRRITPSGGMFRVRPHPYGLTMSADGRWVVSVSSDGPQLSILDMKNPGAPEVFFIPDDQNPGEGVLDAAFMGLAIAPDNKTLYVAGGGDWSVTAFDLEARSRLFRIDCAHDADGQNFRNGYAGDLRLSHDGRTLYVCDQSNFRMLIIDVEQRAVVRSIPVGRYPFGIALSPGGGHAYVANVGIYEYSYFRTQDGNYAKLPFPPFGVPSKEAEEGVTIDGVVVQGLGDPNDIAGMSVWKLRISRPGKEKVVGKTKTGHLVGEQLEGFPAVGGSSPNSIAVTKSHVYVSNGSNDSITVIHARSGKRDKDIDLILHPLAANLRGMIPFGVALSPDHSTLYVAEAGINAIGIVRLSDHQVIGHIPTAWFPSKLAVSPDGKRLYVACAKGVGSGPNAGPNHKEGDPTGIGALMRGYINIIDLPQTQEELDTLTKQVVENNVAIILAESDGRARNHPVPAAPGKWKSPIKHVIYVTKENRTYDEVFGALPGGRGDAELCRLGRPIDITNADNTRTVKDVVLMPNHVALAKRFAINDNFYCDSDHSVDGHRWLVGTYPNEFMEARIGESAEGNGPGNFSFIGSSGAIYPEDYNEAGAIWEHLDRNGIRFSNFGLGFEFKPQEEEQEYRYTGIRLNTNYPLPQPLFENTSRIFATYNTNIPDQFRMDMFEQEFREKWVSGKEPFPDVITMMLPNDHGAGERPADGYPFWGSYMSDNDLALGRLVELISHSPWWNETVIFVTEDDAQGYRDTVDAHRSVCMVISPYAKKGYVSNTHSSFGSILKTMFLIHGLPPLNQYDGFSSDLSDMFDAEPANAAPYKALPVNQEVFDPQKAFDPFDREFNWQALNDFVPLDHQEFLDTDTYGHSGETGHGPRRAE; encoded by the coding sequence ATGACGTATTTTCGTACAGCATTCGCTTTGACTGTGATCACGGCCGCAACGCTGGCCGGCGCCGCCGAAGTAATAATGCGGGCGCCCGCACACAATGAATACCCCACGCTGAATCCCGGCGGAATGAGCGTCCTCCCAAACGGCCGGCGCATCACGCCTTCCGGCGGGATGTTCCGGGTCAGGCCCCATCCCTACGGCCTGACCATGAGCGCGGACGGGCGCTGGGTCGTCTCCGTCAGCAGCGACGGCCCCCAACTCTCGATTCTTGATATGAAAAACCCCGGCGCTCCGGAGGTTTTCTTCATCCCCGACGATCAGAACCCCGGCGAAGGGGTGCTCGATGCGGCGTTCATGGGCTTGGCCATTGCTCCAGACAATAAGACCTTGTATGTCGCCGGGGGAGGGGATTGGAGCGTCACCGCATTCGACCTCGAGGCGCGGTCCCGGCTGTTTCGCATCGATTGCGCCCACGATGCCGACGGCCAGAACTTCCGAAACGGTTATGCTGGCGATCTGCGGCTAAGCCACGACGGGAGAACTCTTTACGTCTGCGATCAATCGAACTTCAGGATGCTTATCATCGATGTTGAACAACGGGCGGTCGTCCGGTCGATACCGGTAGGACGCTACCCCTTTGGCATCGCTCTGTCCCCCGGCGGGGGTCATGCCTACGTGGCCAACGTGGGGATATACGAATACTCATACTTCCGAACACAGGACGGCAACTATGCCAAGCTGCCGTTCCCGCCCTTCGGAGTGCCCTCGAAAGAGGCCGAGGAAGGTGTGACTATTGACGGCGTGGTGGTGCAGGGCCTTGGCGACCCGAACGACATCGCGGGCATGTCGGTCTGGAAACTCCGCATTTCGCGTCCGGGGAAGGAGAAGGTCGTCGGCAAGACGAAAACCGGCCACCTCGTGGGCGAACAGCTCGAGGGTTTTCCGGCCGTGGGCGGCAGCAGCCCCAATTCCATCGCCGTGACCAAATCGCATGTTTATGTGTCAAACGGCAGCAACGACAGCATCACCGTGATACATGCCCGCTCGGGCAAACGCGACAAGGATATAGACCTCATCCTGCATCCGCTCGCGGCGAATCTCCGGGGCATGATCCCGTTTGGCGTCGCGCTCTCTCCGGACCATAGCACGTTATACGTTGCCGAAGCAGGCATTAACGCCATCGGCATCGTACGCCTGAGCGACCACCAAGTCATTGGCCACATTCCCACTGCGTGGTTCCCCAGCAAACTCGCGGTATCTCCCGATGGGAAACGGCTCTACGTAGCCTGCGCCAAAGGCGTTGGCTCAGGGCCGAACGCCGGCCCCAATCATAAAGAGGGCGACCCGACGGGTATCGGCGCCCTCATGCGCGGATACATCAACATCATCGACCTGCCGCAGACCCAGGAAGAACTCGATACGCTTACCAAACAGGTGGTCGAGAATAACGTCGCGATTATCCTCGCGGAATCTGATGGCCGAGCCCGGAACCATCCGGTGCCGGCTGCGCCCGGCAAATGGAAGAGCCCCATCAAACACGTCATTTATGTCACCAAGGAAAACCGGACCTACGACGAGGTCTTTGGAGCGCTGCCGGGAGGAAGAGGCGACGCGGAGTTGTGCCGCCTCGGCCGCCCAATCGACATCACCAACGCCGACAACACCCGCACGGTCAAAGACGTCGTCCTGATGCCCAACCATGTTGCTCTGGCCAAGCGGTTCGCCATCAACGACAACTTCTACTGCGACTCCGACCACAGCGTGGATGGCCATCGCTGGCTGGTCGGCACCTACCCCAACGAGTTCATGGAAGCGCGTATTGGAGAATCCGCTGAAGGCAATGGCCCCGGGAACTTCTCTTTCATAGGGTCTTCCGGCGCCATTTATCCGGAGGACTATAACGAAGCGGGCGCCATTTGGGAACACCTCGACCGTAACGGCATCCGATTCTCCAATTTCGGACTGGGCTTCGAATTCAAACCCCAGGAAGAGGAGCAGGAATACCGGTATACCGGCATTCGCCTGAACACCAATTACCCGTTGCCGCAGCCCCTGTTCGAGAATACCTCGCGCATCTTCGCCACCTACAACACAAACATCCCCGACCAGTTCCGAATGGACATGTTCGAGCAGGAATTCCGCGAAAAATGGGTCTCGGGCAAGGAACCCTTTCCCGATGTAATCACCATGATGCTGCCAAACGACCACGGAGCCGGGGAGCGCCCCGCTGATGGCTACCCCTTCTGGGGATCCTACATGAGCGACAACGACCTTGCCCTCGGCCGTCTCGTCGAGCTAATCAGCCACAGCCCATGGTGGAACGAAACCGTGATTTTCGTCACTGAGGACGACGCGCAGGGATACCGTGATACCGTAGACGCACACCGCTCCGTCTGCATGGTCATAAGCCCCTACGCAAAGAAAGGATACGTCTCGAATACGCATTCGAGCTTCGGCAGCATCCTGAAAACGATGTTTCTCATACACGGTCTGCCTCCGCTGAATCAGTATGACGGTTTCTCGTCTGATTTGTCGGACATGTTTGAC